A single region of the Brachypodium distachyon strain Bd21 chromosome 3, Brachypodium_distachyon_v3.0, whole genome shotgun sequence genome encodes:
- the LOC100843182 gene encoding D-xylose-proton symporter-like 2, with product MASHPHPPSSKGESDVESIHVPSQATDGSDATRPLLPAACEAYSVSAAILPFFFPALGGLLYGYDIGATSGATISLKSSTSSGTTWYDLSSVQTGLVVSGSLYGALIGSAMAFTIADFLGRRRELVVASISYLVGALLTAVAPNFLIMVVGRFLYGIGIGLAMHAAPMYIAETAPSQIRGMLISLKEFFIVLGMLLGYIVGNFFVEVLSGWRYMYATSTPVCVIMGIGMCWLPASPRWLLLCATQGKGNLLETKENATRCLCRLRGQASPHLVSEQVNLILDELSYVGEEKKAGFSEVFQGKCLKAMIIGCGLVFFQQVTGQPSVLYYAATIFQTAGFSGASDATRVSILLGLLKLIMTGVAVLVVDRLGRRPLLIGGVSGIAVALFLLSSYYTLFKGASYVAVIALLLYVGSYQLSFGPIGWLMISEVFPLKLRGRGLSVAVLVNFASNALVTFAFSPLEDLIGTGVLFASFGVIALASLGFILCIVPETKGLTLEEIEAKL from the exons ATGGCGtctcatcctcatcctccatCCAGCAAG GGCGAGAGCGATGTGGAGTCGATCCATGTCCCTTCCCAGGCCACCGACGGCTCCGACGCCACCAGGCCCTTGCTGCCCGCCGCCTGCGAGGCCTACTCCGTCTCCGCCGCAATCCTCCC cttcttcttccctgctTTGGGAGGCCTTCTCTATGGCTATGACATTGGGGCGACATCTGGTGCCACCATATCGCTCAAG TCCTCCACATCCAGTGGCACAACATGGTACGACCTGTCGTCAGTGCAAACTGGTCTCGTG GTCAGCGGCTCACTCTATGGCGCTCTGATTGGATCTGCCATGGCATTTACCATTGCAGATTTTCTAG GAAGACGCAGAGAGCTTGTTGTTGCTTCGATCTCATATTTAGTTGGAGCTCTTCTCACAGCAGTGGCGCCTAACTTCCTTATCATGGTGGTTGGTCGCTTTTTATATGGCATAGGAATCGGATTG GCTATGCATGCTGCTCCCATGTATATTGCAGAGACTGCTCCAAGTCAGATTAGAGGCATGCTTATTTCTCTCAAGGAGTTCTTTATTGTTCTTGGGATGCTT CTTGGCTATATAGTAGGTAATTTCTTTGTCGAAGTGCTTTCTGGTTGGCGCTACATGTATGCTACCAGTACTCCGGTATGTGTCATAATGGGAATCGGAATGTGCTGGCTACCTGCTTCACCAAGGTGGCTTTTGTTATGTGCCACACAAGGGAAAGGAAATCTGCTGGagacaaaagaaaatgctACCCGTTGCTTATGCCGATTGAGGGGTCAAGCTTCACCTCATTTGGTTTCAGAGCAGGTTAATTTGATTCTGGATGAACTGTCATATGTTGGTGAAGAGAAAAAAGCAGGCTTCAGCGAGGTCTTTCAGGGAAAATGTCTCAAAGCAATGATAATTGGATGTGGCTTGGTGTTCTTTCAGCAG GTCACTGGTCAACCAAGTGTGCTCTATTATGCTGCAACAATCTTTCAG ACTGCTGGATTCTCTGGAGCATCTGATGCCACTCGTGTATCAATTCTTCTTGGCTTATTGAAG CTGATTATGACTGGAGTAGCCGTTCTTGTGGTTGACAGACTTGGCAGAAGACCATTACTTATTGGAGGTGTCAGTGGAATT GCTGTTGCCCTATTCTTGCTGTCTTCATACTATACCTTGTTTAAGGGTGCTTCGTATGTGGCTGTAATAGCACTTCTACTGTATGTTGGCTCCTACCAG TTGTCATTTGGTCCGATTGGTTGGCTTATGATTTCGGAGGTCTTCCCGCTGAAACTTCGAGGCCGTGGATTGAGTGTTGCTGTTCTTGTCAACTTCGCCTCCAATGCACTGGTCACTTTTGCTTTCTCCCCACTAGAG GACTTGATTGGCACTGGGGTCCTCTTTGCTTCGTTCGGGGTGATTGCGTTGGCGTCTCTCGGTTTCATATTATGCATCGTGCCCGAAACAAAAGGGCTCACCCTCGAAGAGATTGAAGCCAAACTGTAG
- the LOC100843484 gene encoding probable NADH dehydrogenase [ubiquinone] 1 alpha subcomplex subunit 12: MAAVVRSVMQGIKEKGLTGFLRYARDEGYLKCLGDGNLLQTKIHNIGATLVGVDSFGNKYYEKTHDTQYGRHRWVEYAEKGRYNASQVPAEWHGWLHHITDSTGDKLLEEKTKKYIREHRQNYTGQGDDLIYHSKGHALNPGQRDWTRYQPWEPKKEEAS; encoded by the exons ATGGCCGCGGTGGTTCGGAGCGTGATGCAGGGCATCAAGGAGAAGGGCCTCACCGGCTTCCTCCGTTACGCCCGCGACGAGGGATACCT AAAATGCCTTGGGGATGGAAACCTATT GCAAACAAAAATTCACAACATTGGCGCAACCCTTGTAGGAGTTGACAGTTTTGGAAACAAATACTATGAGAAAACACATGACACTCAGTATG GAAGGCATAGGTGGGTAGAGTATGCGGAGAAGGGTCGCTACAATGCATCCCAAGTGCCTGCTGAATGGCATGGATGGCTGCACCACATTACAGATAGCACTGGGGATAAG CTCTTGGAGGAGAAGACTAAAAAGTATATTAGGGAGCACAGACAGAACTACACTGGACAGGGTGATGACTTGATCTACCACTCCAAGGGGCATGCGCTAAACCCAGGACAAAGGGACTGGACAAGGTACCAGCCTTGGGaaccaaagaaagaagaggcGTCCTGA
- the LOC100827689 gene encoding probable WRKY transcription factor 29 isoform X1, translating into MADMIADLFWLSPGEQGDLSDVVRASLHPQPEPEHYYQQLPAAAASFSYLQQPEELAEGGLQLHGDHGQLGIMTDDASSKRPSSSDHKQVISPDYSLAEMIHGMSPPQRPPGMERLQEAAGDDVVPERSDRMRQHMLSMDHHPARVPAASKPRKSQTKRVVCIPAPTAASGRQSTSGEVVPSDLWAWRKYGQKPIKGSPYPRGYYRCSSSKGCPARKQVERSRTDPNMLVITYTSDHNHPWPTQRNALAGSTRLSSSASAIAAAAKNTSSSSSSSLPTAAQGPSRNSDSINNNDPAAAAAHHRQLKQEDDLDLFADMDSLNILSSITKTHEEDSKQQQQLFDPFSSCFFDCL; encoded by the exons atggcagaTATGATAGCCGACTTGTTCTGGCTGTCGCCGGGCGAGCAAGGGGATCTCTCGGATGTGGTGAGGGCAAGCCTGCACCCCCAGCCTGAGCCTGAGCACTACTACCAGCAGCTACCAGCCGCTGCTGCCTCCTTCTCCTATCTGCAGCAGCCGGAGGAGCTGGCCGAAGGAGGCCTCCAGCTGCATGGTGATCATGGGCAGCTCGGGATTATGACGGATGATGCCAGTAGTAAAAGGCCTTCTTCGTCTGATCATAAGCAAGTCATCTCGCCGGATTATTCGCTGGCCGAGATGATTCATGGGATGTCACCGCCCCAGCGGCCTCCTGGCATGGAGAGGCTGCAGGAAGCTGCTGGCGACGACGTGGTGCCGGAGAGAAGCGATCGGATGCGGCAGCACATGCTGTCCATGGATCATCATCCAGCTCGCGTCCCCGCTGCAAGCAAGCCAAG GAAGAGCCAGACGAAGAGGGTGGTGTGCAtcccggcgccgacggcggcgagcgggcGGCAGAGCACGAGCGGCGAGGTGGTGCCGTCGGACCTGTGGGCGTGGAGGAAGTACGGGCAGAAGCCCATCAAGGGGTCCCCTTACCCTCGGGGCTACTACCGCTGCAGCAGCTCCAAGGGCTGCCCGGCCAGGAAGCAGGTGGAGCGCAGCCGCACCGACCCAAACATGCTCGTCATCACCTACACCTCCGACCACAACCACCCATGGCCCACCCAGCGCAACGCCCTCGCCGGATCCAcccgcctctcctcctccgcatccgccatcgccgctgccgcaaagaacacctcctcctcctcttcttcttccttgccgACCGCGGCACAAGGTCCAAGTCGTAATAGTGACAGCATCAACAACAATgaccctgctgctgctgctgctcatcaTCGTCAGCTCAAGCAAGAGGACGACCTGGACCTGTTTGCTGACATGGACTCCCTTAACATCTTGTCCTCCATCACCAAGACCCATGAAGaagacagcaagcagcagcagcagctcttTGATCCATTCAGTTCCTGCTTCTTCGACTGCCTCTAA
- the LOC100827689 gene encoding probable WRKY transcription factor 29 isoform X2: protein MIADLFWLSPGEQGDLSDVVRASLHPQPEPEHYYQQLPAAAASFSYLQQPEELAEGGLQLHGDHGQLGIMTDDASSKRPSSSDHKQVISPDYSLAEMIHGMSPPQRPPGMERLQEAAGDDVVPERSDRMRQHMLSMDHHPARVPAASKPRKSQTKRVVCIPAPTAASGRQSTSGEVVPSDLWAWRKYGQKPIKGSPYPRGYYRCSSSKGCPARKQVERSRTDPNMLVITYTSDHNHPWPTQRNALAGSTRLSSSASAIAAAAKNTSSSSSSSLPTAAQGPSRNSDSINNNDPAAAAAHHRQLKQEDDLDLFADMDSLNILSSITKTHEEDSKQQQQLFDPFSSCFFDCL, encoded by the exons ATGATAGCCGACTTGTTCTGGCTGTCGCCGGGCGAGCAAGGGGATCTCTCGGATGTGGTGAGGGCAAGCCTGCACCCCCAGCCTGAGCCTGAGCACTACTACCAGCAGCTACCAGCCGCTGCTGCCTCCTTCTCCTATCTGCAGCAGCCGGAGGAGCTGGCCGAAGGAGGCCTCCAGCTGCATGGTGATCATGGGCAGCTCGGGATTATGACGGATGATGCCAGTAGTAAAAGGCCTTCTTCGTCTGATCATAAGCAAGTCATCTCGCCGGATTATTCGCTGGCCGAGATGATTCATGGGATGTCACCGCCCCAGCGGCCTCCTGGCATGGAGAGGCTGCAGGAAGCTGCTGGCGACGACGTGGTGCCGGAGAGAAGCGATCGGATGCGGCAGCACATGCTGTCCATGGATCATCATCCAGCTCGCGTCCCCGCTGCAAGCAAGCCAAG GAAGAGCCAGACGAAGAGGGTGGTGTGCAtcccggcgccgacggcggcgagcgggcGGCAGAGCACGAGCGGCGAGGTGGTGCCGTCGGACCTGTGGGCGTGGAGGAAGTACGGGCAGAAGCCCATCAAGGGGTCCCCTTACCCTCGGGGCTACTACCGCTGCAGCAGCTCCAAGGGCTGCCCGGCCAGGAAGCAGGTGGAGCGCAGCCGCACCGACCCAAACATGCTCGTCATCACCTACACCTCCGACCACAACCACCCATGGCCCACCCAGCGCAACGCCCTCGCCGGATCCAcccgcctctcctcctccgcatccgccatcgccgctgccgcaaagaacacctcctcctcctcttcttcttccttgccgACCGCGGCACAAGGTCCAAGTCGTAATAGTGACAGCATCAACAACAATgaccctgctgctgctgctgctcatcaTCGTCAGCTCAAGCAAGAGGACGACCTGGACCTGTTTGCTGACATGGACTCCCTTAACATCTTGTCCTCCATCACCAAGACCCATGAAGaagacagcaagcagcagcagcagctcttTGATCCATTCAGTTCCTGCTTCTTCGACTGCCTCTAA